gacccgcagcctacagtataaccaatgaaagtcctacttgatcttagactgaatgagctcgattagtcgagtattacactacgggcaagcctatggtgcatcttttgtagcatatgaatgttatttctgagagtgagtgaattctttctaacTTGAGTTGCTAATTGTTCttaaaattttattgtgtgtggaactactctcttttgttgtgtaaggatacttgattcatgaaggaaaggtaatgtcattgacctctatgttagagtaagtgagtgagttgtgaaataatgcatggtacttgtgagCCAAATCTTGAAGTGAAGATGTTACAcccttgtgcttagtctattttaaagattcttggtatAATGAATTAAGGGAATTGCTTAATAGGATgtgtctataagtgtagtttgattgctcgaggacgagcaatgtttaagtatggggtattgatgtatggctataattccatagtttcatACATTAattgccttgcattttacatgctttaatgatatattacactttatttgcgcgtaatggagtctattttatgtgtaggtaaattggagatgaaagtagagtaaaaaggatacttaaacgttgaaagtgtgctcgagaacagtgaaaaggagaaaGCTGAAGACGCCAGGCTTGTATGCAGGCGTTAGACCTGGCAAGGCCAGCTTAACCGGGCGTTAGGCTGGCGCTGCAAGGCAAAGGCTAGCTTAACCAGGCATTAGCCTGGCGACGCCAAGCCTAGGGCGAGGTCCAGTCCGAGTTTTGAAGATttatttcgtctcctggtttgactGGGACTTGACCAacacgtttaggtcttttcctacacatataaatagacctaaaaatgccactttGAGGTTTTtttgcgaccggaggcaagaacatcatgtggacaacttttggaggagaaaagCATAGAGTTCTTTAtccctttatcttttctttgtaatttctTTCTGCAAAATACATGGAAAATTGTTactatgaacatgagtggctaagcactctagtttCTATGGTTGTgattgacatgattattaacgtttattaattacatcttcgttaattcggattatcatgttgttgttgtttctttatttctagttttaatttgtgaattgttgtagctaccaattcatcctactatctatgctatgcttgaaAAGGCTGTATTTAGATTAGAGTGGAATTAGAGAGAGATTCTTTCTCAACCCGTGGCTCAgggaaagatttcgcggttaggataggaatatacctaacagtcttacTTAAttaaataccgtattatattcgttcatgatagactcaataccataggaatatacaGTTGATATATTGTGGGCaggcgagtagtattgtgggaacatgcaattcatataaacgatccggttaattagcaaccataaataatctggattaacgagtatgattattgaacttaataggattgataagccaaccacaaccctggaatttcCATCTCCTCTAAAGTAAAATCTCGTCATACAAAATCGCATTCTTGATAATTTAGTTGTTATTTGTTTAATTTccgcaatagtagattaatagaaaaatatcactcttaaatatcttggacaattaattgattttagtttgcttagttaacgatcaatctaagtctctgtgggttcgacattcaattttcgagtcactttattacttgacgaccacgtatacttgcatgtaTGTTTGGTCCAACAATATGGATATGTAAATATTCGTATATTTCTCAATCTTTAGCAGATAGAATATCCACAATATGGCACGTGGTCTCTGTTGCTTGAAACAAGTTAAGTTGTTTGTTGGGAGAAAAGAATATTGCGGCCAATCTTTAGTCTTCTGGGGAAACTTTTTCAATATTCAATCAAATATTTTGAGTTTATGCATCACTTAGCATGAATTGGCTCAATGAAGAAAAATTAAAGATCGATTGATATCTTGTAAGGCTAGAATATCTCATCTGGCTAGCTAATGGAGGCATAAAATCGTAGTTTTGTTGTTACCTTGTTTGTACTGAGTCCATATCGGTAGGGATGAGGAGAATTGGTCTCTTTATATGGTCTTGCGCAATCCTCACCTCTTGAGCTAGCTTTTGAGTTTAGTTAAACCAAAGGTCTATTTTCCTACTAAATTGTAGGCAATTCACGTGTGTTTATATATGGAGCATAATATATAGTTACATGAAGAATTAAATAGAACCCATGAATACATGTTTATCCgaaattttgcatataatataTATTCTATGAACATCAGGGGTGGTCTTATGAAGAAATGAGACAAGTCTATGTCTAAGCAATATTGACTGTGGTAACTACGACGTAGTAAACTAGTAATGGATTCGTTACTTGCATGtaatttttaataagtttgatCTCAGTAGACAAGATGAAATTAAGCACAAAATGTAGCAAGTGTACGTAAAGGTGCTTATATTATTACTCAAGATCAGTGTACAAATACATACAGTATAAATCAATGGATGGGAGAGAAGCGAAgaacaacaactaccagttgaTTAAATACCCAATAACTGGCTAGCTATATATCTATTTTTCTAAACTCACATGTAGAAACTATAGTACTTTTCATACCCAAATGGCATTAGCCCTTATGAGCAATTGCTTGAGCTTATTGCCCCTCAAATTAAGGCTCATAATCTCATTAGAACCACCAACCAATTCTTTCCCAATGAACACTGCTGGCACACTAGGCTTACACCCTAATTCAACCAATGCTTTCTCCATTTCCCTCCCATTCGGAAGTTCGTCAAGCTCATAAACTGCAGGGTTTGCACCAAAACTACGAATTAGGGTTTCGATGCTGTGTGAGATGCAACAACTACTCTTGCTGAAAATCACCACTGGACTTTCTGCTCCCAACTTCATCACTCTTTCCATATTCAAAGTTCAAAAAGATGACTTAATGGTTTGCTAGTGTTTTCTTGATGATTTGGAGTGAAAGAAAGATTTGTTTTCTTCTGTATCTCGAAATGTAACTATGGATCTTGTAAAAAGGAGATTGTTGTGAGAAATCTGAATATGAATGAAGCTATATATATAAGGGGCTAAAGGTGGGTAGTGACAATATTCTTTTGTATATCAAAAGACAAGTTGGTAAATATCCAAAGACATTTTGGATCATGAGACCATAAAGGCAGGATTTGGCTTATCTACCTGGAATCTCAAGCAACACAACCTACACAACGTAACATGGAGCTCAAGCAGAAAAAGGAAGTCGGAAAAGTTATTCCCCATTAATTATTTGTTATTGACAAATTGGATTTCATTATTTTTAGTGAAGTACTTATAGAATAGTATTCCAaacatatttaaataattaataaataatatggCGTATTTCTGTGGGTAGGAGACAATGGTCAAAAAGTAAAATGTAAAATTTTAGAAAGAACAAAACTAAGGTAGTTAATATTtcatattataaataaataaatatataaaaacttTAATAGTTACAAGACTTAAATTCTAAACATTATCTACATTACCAGAAATGCGTCAACATCACAACGTTAAACGAGTCTCTCAATAAAACTTTAatagttataaaaaaaaaattaacaaaaaccTACTTTAGCCAATCCCAATATTTTCCCTTTGCAAAATAGATCTTTGTAGTAACAATATGCCAATAAAGAAAAAGCAGTGAATCCAGCTAAGTAAAAGATATTCGCATCCATCTTCTTGATGTGGAAAAATGAAAACCTCAAGATATGTTATGAACATGCTGTTCAAATGATGTCCACATTACTATCAGTACGGTGCAGAGGAAGATAATAAAGgaagaataagagaaaaaggaAGGAATTTGCAGATTCTCCTATTCGactaactcaaaatcaaattcctTTTAGATATTCCAAACAGCTATGATCAGGAGAAAGGGGTACAGCTTTTTATACTTATCATCAACTGATTCTTGTCACTGAGAAAAAATGGCTCAAGGGAGAGAAAAGGGTCGTTAGTATCTCGAAAGGCCACTTATATATCATACGTCCAATGTGTTTAACTAGGGCAAAGCTAGAAGCCTAGATATATACGAGTTCAGCCGAACTCATTAGTTTTTGCTCAAATAGTGTGTTTATATTAAGtaatttactaaatatatatgtaAAAGCATTTGAAGTCATGGTTATAAAGCAATAAAGTTAAAATCTTAACTCTACCTCTATGTAACCATCGTTGGGAATTATGGTTTACATGCATGGTGGCCAATAAAAAGAGTCACAACATAATTAGGGTGGCCAAAAAATGACAGTCATAGGTCTAAGACGTTTGTTTGAGTTTGTGCAAAAATTCGACACCGCATCATCGAAATATTCACTGCTTAATATATgtaaaaatgtttttttttaaagaaattataataAGTCGGCATTCTTTGAAAATAATGCAAACGTTTTGGATATGAAGTTTTAGAACACTCACAGCCTGCAGGTCAGACATAAACTCCCATAAAAGCCGCGTTGTGGCAATAGGTTGACACTGTATATACACGTAAAGcacaacataaaaaataaaatcttGTCTCATGAAAGAATTTAGTTCCATGCACTAACATTGCATAAAATATTGAAAAACTATTATATATatggatgtaatgacccgaccggtcgttttgagcatttgaatgCAATTTGGTagtttaaggtctcgagtagcttcatatggtatATTACGACTTGCGTGTATTGTTGGATTTAGTATTCGAGTGATTCGAGgcttatttggaagaatgattctcattttagaagttttaacttggaagagttgatcaaggttgacttttgtgtatttgatcttGGATCGGAGTTTCGACGGTttcattaggtccggatggtgttTTGGGCATGTGCTCGGACTTGCATTTGGaagtttctagaaggttttggccataatttggcgaaagttgaaaatttgaaggtttagaatctTCCTAAGATTGACCATGGTTTGGCTTTATGGCATTCAGGTTCAGATTTTAGTTTCGggacttgaaataggttcgttttgtcatttgtgacttgtctacaaaatttggtattATTCAGAGTTAGTTTGATAgaattcggacgcttggttgcaattctagaggtacttgaattttcttttgaaattcatgtgttttgatggTCGATTTGTGTTTCTcaatattattttggtgttttgatcacgcgaacgagtttgtttgatatttttagacttgtgtggatgtttggtttggagccccgagggctcgggtgagtttcagattggtttcAGATTGTTATTGCTAAATTGTTTAGAGCTGATATTGgttccatcgcatttgcgatgtgtaGGTCTCAAATGTGACCACCGCATTTGTGAGATCATTCTCGCTTTTGCAAAATCTGAGCTGCTAGGGAAGGGATCTTGCATTTGCAAGGATTGTTTCGTATTTGCGAATATTAGAGGTTCGCTTTTGCGAG
This sequence is a window from Nicotiana tomentosiformis chromosome 5, ASM39032v3, whole genome shotgun sequence. Protein-coding genes within it:
- the LOC104105845 gene encoding monothiol glutaredoxin-S1-like, coding for MERVMKLGAESPVVIFSKSSCCISHSIETLIRSFGANPAVYELDELPNGREMEKALVELGCKPSVPAVFIGKELVGGSNEIMSLNLRGNKLKQLLIRANAIWV